From the Drosophila willistoni isolate 14030-0811.24 chromosome 2L unlocalized genomic scaffold, UCI_dwil_1.1 Seg168, whole genome shotgun sequence genome, the window ATTTTAGTACGTTCATATTCGTGGGATATACCTTTATTACATCAGTGTTGCTGCTTACAAggtaaatataaaatttccaAGTTGGGTaatgaataaatttaaatagcattcacaacacAGGGTATAAAAGTCTTTTTAAAGTGATTGTTGTATCCCTAATTTTACTGATGTTGATGCTCAGTCCCGGGTTCCGCTTCCGTAAACGTAAAAATGATACGCACCACAATATGCAATTGCTGCTGAGTGTTGGGCAATTGGCCAGGCGGCGGTGGCAAAGTTGCCTGCGATTGTGGTTGTTCCTGTTGAGGCGCTGATGCCGAATCCATGCCAGGCACAGGTGAGAATTGCGGTACCTCTTGCTGCTGCGTCACTAAAACAGATGGCTGCACTGGTGGTTGTTGAGGTCCCATCGCCTGGCCATGTCCCGACAAGTGATGCATCAATTGATTCATCATAGCaagatgttgttgttgacgcGCAGCAACTGTCAGCGGATGTTGTTGTATGGCTGCTAAAAGCTGCTGGTGACGCAATTGCTCCTGTCGATACAACATCAGTAATTGAAAATAGCTAGGCAGCTGTTGCGGTTGCGACGATTGTTGCAAAAATACCGGCGGCTGACGCTGCACCGACACCAAAAGAGGTTGTTGCTGCTGAGCTTGGCCAGCGAGATGCGCTGCACAAGGCACATAATGAAGGTGGATATGGCGTGGTATCGCCGGTTGCCCATGCTGAGAGCGATATCCTTGCACTATgggaaaatatgaaaattaatacttataaatataca encodes:
- the LOC111518415 gene encoding general transcriptional corepressor trfA-like, encoding MDSKRDPHNFFCEICNREYPRNEEVNHRQKHEVERARREYLRANQLQGYRSQHGQPAIPRHIHLHYVPCAAHLAGQAQQQQPLLVSVQRQPPVFLQQSSQPQQLPSYFQLLMLYRQEQLRHQQLLAAIQQHPLTVAARQQQHLAMMNQLMHHLSGHGQAMGPQQPPVQPSVLVTQQQEVPQFSPVPGMDSASAPQQEQPQSQATLPPPPGQLPNTQQQLHIVVRIIFTFTEAEPGTEHQHQ